The stretch of DNA TCCAAAATTAACtcaatttttcaatacttaCAACTGAAATGCTAAGTAacctatttttctaaaaatctaaatttctcgaaaccctaaaatatcataaatttaatatctgactaaagtattaaattctaacttactgttcaaaaatcaaactttcaaatttaaaactaaataacataattataccaaaattcCTTTTTAGGTTATAcaacaataattatttaataaattagatcataataaaattacaacaatatCACTTACTTTTGAGTTTACTAacacatattaaaataatttcagtaAATATAGGTAACTTAGAGTTGACTAAcacatattaaaagtttaaaacacaataattcaACTTGtagtaataatgtaattttatttatttagtagacCAACTAAACAATAGCTTCTGTAATAACCCGACATCATTAATTTGAACATATTTGATTGGATTCAGTGAGAAATTTCATTCCAAAGTTACATAATTTTAGGACAACTTAAAATTGAtgacttttaagtttttttttttttggggggggggtattttttaattttcattcctATTAATTGTTTTTGTCGTAGGGATATAATTGGGaaataaagattaataaatatCACTACAAATTAAGAGATATTTTTAGCAAAAAGCTAGCGATCGAAGAGCTgccaagaaatagaaaaaatcttacatattaataatcatcatccatCTCGATCGATCGACTGACCATCacaacattataattaattaatgtatcgGAGTAAAATTTCCTAAACCTTAATTATGAGGAAGATGCCAGAGGGATACTTTGCTCATTCCGGAAGAAATTGTCTGGATCAACTGCAGTCTTGATCTTCACTAACCTATCAAAGTTTTCATGAAAATACATGGCTCCATAAACCTTCCCTTCTGCATAGCTGTTCTTACCATGGTGATTGATCCCAATGTCAAGATCCCTATAGTTCAAATATGCACTTCTAGGGTTCTTGGACACGAAAGGAGTCATGTAACTGTAAAGGCTCCTTGATTGAGTTATGAAGTTCTTTTCTGCCTCAATTCCTGCATCTTGCCAGCTTATTGAGTACTGGATTTTGAACAAATTCCCTGCACGATGAGGGAAAGGAAGTGCAGAAGCTTGTACTTGGTTCATTTTTCCACCATAAGGATTGAAAACCAGTCCAACTTTTCCGAGCTCAATCattttcttccatatatatTCCAACCCAGCTTTCGAAATCGGTTTCTGCACGTAATCCGATTTCCTCTTCCCGAAGATTGCCGTGTCGGGGTGTCGGTCGAGGAGGACTGTCGGGGACGTGACATTGCCATTGCCGGCGCCAGCCCACACAACAGAATCAATCCAACTCATTTCCGTCACATCTTCCTTCTTCAAACCTAGTTCAGGAAACTCCTTGCTTAATAAAGTGATCAGGTCTTCTGCTTTGCCGAGGAACAATGCGACGATCGATGCTCGGATTGTTGTCTCCCCCTTCTTCACCTTGGATGTCACGGGCTGTATCAGCATCCTCATGAACAGGTTGTCATCCGTGGTCGGAGCGACTTGCTGCCATCGATAGACAATATCGGTCGCGTTTTCTTCCAAGGTCCTTTCAGCCCTAAAAACGGTAACCTTTTCCGGAACAGGAACCAACTTTATTTTGAATGCGAGTATTACTCCAAAACTTgcgcctcctcctcctctaatGGCCCAAAAAAGATCTTCTCCCATTGAAGTCTTATCAAGGATTCTGCCATTAACGTCCACGATCTTCGCATCAAGGACATTATCTGTGGTAAGTCCATATTTCCGAACCATGAAACCATATCCAGCGCCACTTAAGTGCCCACCAACGCCGACGGTGGAACAAACCCCTGCCGGGAAGCCATGCAGCTTGCTCTTCTgccatatattataataaacttCTCCGAGCGTCGCGCCGACTTGCACCCATGCAGTTTCTTCCTTGGCATCGACCACAACAGAACGAAGATTAAACATATCGAGGACGACAAATGGGTCTTGAGATACATACGAGACGCCCTCGTAGTCATGGCCGCCGCTGCGGATTCTTATATGGATGCCATTTTTCTTGGCGCAAATCACGGCAGCTTGGACATGGGATTCCTCTGTCGGGGTCACGATGATGACAGGTTTTGGCGTCAATGTGGTGTTGAAGCGTGCATTGCGGATGTAGGCACGGAGGACGGATGAGTAGGAAGGGTTGTTTTGAGCATAAACTATTTTGGAGATTTGATCTGGTTGCTTTGTTTGAGATGATAAGCACTGGACAAAGGCGTTATGGGCAGAATCGGAAGCTGCCCATGAGTCAGAgacttgaaaaagaagaaaaaggcagATAAAAGGAAACATTCTTGGCGTTGGCAGATACAGGAATGGGTTTGATTTTCCCATTTTTGTATCTGTTTATTCCCTTTTGTGTATTTGTTTCCTTCTCGTTTTGCAgctaattgtaatatatatattacatattggATCGAACACCTTCATATATAGGATTGATATCCCGAGAGCAACTCCTAGCCCATGGCCACATGAAGGTACGTAAGCCAAGCTGTTGAAGAAGTACTGTAATAGGTCTTAAATAGTAAATTCCAAAATTGGATTGAGATCCTCTAAGCTCTCTAATCCTTGAATCCAATTAGATGATTGGTTTAGAAAAGAAATAGATACATGACTACTAAATTTATATGTGGGGTTTGTATTGCATAGAGATCTCCTATAGTCAACATTAAATGTAGTGATTCTACaagagatttgatttttagaCATGAAATCTTTTAGAGACGAAttaaattttgtccctaaaagtatttatttgggatgaaaattaaatttcgtCTTAAAACATGGATGCGGTTTTATATGCTTTCGAATAGAGAGATATCTGTTCAAACTAGACTTTATGTAATGAAATATAGcatctcaaaaaaagaaaatcgttcaaacgtaaacaaaaacgttcgaacaaacttTTAATGACCATTCGAATGGTTACATAACTGTTCGAATAATAGTCATCGCgggaaaatatatacaattgtgCTGAGAAAAGTTTAAAACTGTTCGAATGAGATATTTAACCATTCAAACTGAAGTTTTGGtggaagttataaataaatctggcTGGGATGTTGATATAGTGTTTGAACGCTCCAATACaagttcaaacaatattttaattcacgTTTGAATGTTGACAAAATTGTTCAAATAATAGTCGTGGCGAGAACATATACACAATTGTGCCTGAGGAAAGTTAGATTGCATTGGAACGctatatttaatcatttgaaCCAACGTTTTGgtggaaaattataaataaatctagaGAGAATAGTTGCAACGTAGTTCGAAAGGTACTTTTATGTTCGAATGGATCTATAAACCGTTTGAATGCTCATAATATTAGTTCGAACAATACCatttaattatagaaatttattgaaaggcattcaaatattttaaaaataaatattatttgagtttattaggaattattattatttatgctaaattaaaatatttcatattcctaaggattttatataattaatttaaaaattaattaatgagttttattatggtaaataagaatttacaattaaaaaaatattatcttctaaggtgtaacacccggacccaatcaagctcaattttatttattttgttttagtttattctattttattttatttttctgcacacgtttattttttttcccgcatgtttcattttgttttcttctctttcggtctttatttctttcttcccgtaagttttttttttcttttcgttcaTGACgtgcatgctatatatatatatatatatatatatatatatatatatatatatgtattcaatGAAAGCTCACGCCGCTGCCCTCCCACGCGAAACCTTAGCCTAgcattttcctcctctttgcaaacagcgCACCACCCTCTAGCTCTGTCTCGACCCACCCAGTCGCGGCTCATCCAGCTGCTGCACAAAACCAACCTCCACAAGTCACGACCCACGCCGTCCCAGCATCATTGCAGCCTGTCCTCACCCATTCGGAAAGCAGCACGCCAACTTAACAGGAAGCCTCTGCCTTCCTACTCTGCGTAGCGTGCACCGAGTTGCATGTCGCGGGAAGCGATCGCAGCCGCCTTCCCGACGAACCTGGTCTACACCTCCATAAGCCATTGTGAACCCACACGGAACCACTGCTGGCGATCACCAAGAAAAATAGGAGAGCCCCTGCTTCTCCTCtcgaaaacagagcatcaccacAATTTCGGTTGGTCACCACCGTACATCAGGAAAACTATCGGGCTAGCCATAGAATCCGCCGGTTGTCACCTTTTCGTCAGCCTCGAGCCGCCTTAGTTCTGTCTTGTCCCTCACGGTGAGCTTTTGCTGAACGCTTGAACTGCTTCTCcgtctttctttgtttctctctcaccgtgtttctctttctctctctctcttccaatgCACACCCAcagtacccaccaccactagcgcacccgcccaactccgtcgcagctccacttctctcggtaggtcctccgttACTCTCCAACCGCGCGGCATTGCCTACTTGcttgtatgatttttttgttgttccATAAACTTCCGTAGTTTTAGGAAATGTTTTgactaataattacaatattaccCTTTATTGGATGGCTGTAGACTGTAGTTGggattgttgttgttattaaatctgttttacGTGGTCTTTGTGGGATGTATAAGATGTTGTACAGAGAatatataggattttttttaaaattatactaagTGTAACGTATTATTTTTACtgaaagtgtgaaattttattttgaacattttaattatgattaaagaaaatcacttaagtatttttaatatgttattaagtaaagatttattttaatagtaaacaatattggtgtaatgttatttttacattttagatatgttttagtctatttaaaaattgctatgggttattttaaaatattttgaaataattatattatccagtattaaactttatagttggttttcaataataaatttgtctgacttttaaatgttttagtcatagtattagcattgacgattttaaaaagtgatgatttgtaattttaggttttgaggaattaaataggttattttataaacttaggattaaatattgaaatatgtgattaattggaaatttatgagaattacgtgattattttataggtgacgattaattattgctCGATGTTTTTTAGGAATTCTgaaaaaaaagctaagaagttcaggtaagcggggttcctatgctaaactttgcattaatataaaatgagctgaggttatttttggaaaatatacatatttgattttgaaaagaaatttgaactacctcagttatttgttctgcattactcataagattctgtttaagaagaaattattttatgtcatgactggtgtagacatgagcttatttttgacattctgtttctgaactttgaaaaatagagcgaatatgaaattttgtgcataaattatgttgtgttatgattttgttctgttctgaagattttctgtactttgatatgatcgtatgtgatttctgaaaacctctggcataacattctgtttctgtttttattccgttctgacctcaccacgggtgtaaaactatggcctctgttcgggttggtaccaacttttctgtttctggtgcacccactttggaaacaaagtggttttctgcatggtctttcctatgtgcacactcgaggctccaagaatgaataaggagaagattcacattttgtttctgctcagttagctaccggggtttgcacaaccctaccacgggggttaaacattgtatttgttctgatattataagataagatgtgatgattcagtttatgctatgccaaagagattttgattatgaatatttttcgaactctcgctctgatatttttgataacatgttctgacgctgcattctgaaaacattattatgattcttcattctgaaagaaaatatttttgttctgcattctgaactctgtaaaggctcatgtttacacactagtatatgtcatttgcttactgagttgttgataactcaccccttatctccatatatttttcagataattttgatggttcagctgaagaACAAGAGTAtaaagttttagcaggtgtgatgatcagagcggaataagtgcctgagggtacaagtgcttatttgagagtcgtagttagtaaactgaatttatttttcaggtattttgatttgatgagttaaggataatttcgagttttggagagtttttaatttatgttattgagattttctttattgtccccattgaggaacttagatttttggattgattaaatggattaatattttatgggattttctagattttatagttgtgttatttaagttaattttaagtattaagagttaactctccggacctccgggaacagGGCGTTACATAAGgagtgtcattttttatattatcatgaacagtaagtaaaataaggaaaataatttttgaaaataaacaagctagctatatataacaaataaaaacaatatagtAATTAAATCGACAACGTTTGATACAACAcaaaaagacaaataaaaataaaactactgTGTAAGATTACTCAAGTCCTCCTGGAAGATAGTAATGTGTCCCTCAATCTCTTGCAGTCGAACCATCATGGGTGCAGTGATCATCTCCACGATCCTCTCCATGTCCTAAATAAAAAGTGTGCGATGCTCCTCAAGCAGGGATCGTATCTCCATGATAATAGCCCCTGCAACTTGTCTATCAACACTGGCATCAGTAGAAGTTGGATCATGCTCTGTGCCACTATCTTATGCCACTGGAACATTATTTCAAACCATCCACAAGTAGCCCTCGTTGTTGCTATAGGTGATCTTCTTAAGGGGTCCGATATGTGGTTGTCTCCACTTTGACATTAGCACATTAACCCTCAACTGGACTAGGAGGTTAGAGATAATCAATGCATATGATAAACTACCTCTATTTGAATACCGTGACTCAGATCGGATGCAGAGGAGGAAGTATAAAGGCAGATCAATAGCTCTCCTCGTGCTATCCGTAACATAAATCGAGCTCATTCGATGCCGAAGTTAGTCTTGTGTTTCCTCGGATTAATATTATGGGaaacaattcaattcaacattcgGAAAAATGCGAGACACTCTTCCTATTTGATCACGTTGCtaccatcatatggaggagtcGAATCTTCATGCATCAACTGACGAATTTCATTGTGTGTGGGACAATCATCTGCTGGAGCCTTATCCACAATGGCATCTTCACCATTTGTCCCTGCAGCCGCTTGTTGTGCAGGGTATGCACCAAGCTCACGTGGGAtcccaagaaaatcaacaataaTGTCTGCTAAGATAGAATACTCACTCCTCGAATGGTAAACGTGAAGGACTCCTCATTAGCCTCAATCTGATCCATGGCCTGGTAAAACTCACTTACCATGTCTGGATAGACCACACCCCTCTGCTAACAAATCGAGCCCCATCCTCTATTGCCGATAATAGAAAAGGGTTTCGTCCATTCCAAATGAAATCATGGAAGTCATCTATAATGATCTCCCGCTCTACCAATATGGGCGTCCTCATCTCACTAGCTTCATTGCTAGGTTGGTTAACCCTCCCACGTTTTCTTCCATGTTTGACATTAGTTCATTGTTCATAAAACCACaacgaatataaataaaatataaaattctaattatattatatattgtgatGTTCGAATAGAAAAACTTCGTTCGAACAGGAACTAATCTATTTGAACGATCAAGTATTTAATTCGAATGCTAACTAATACCATTTGAACAATATCGATCTGTATTCGAAAGGGATATAACCATTCGAACtatattttccgttcgaacgaaCAAATAGGTTGTTCAAACAATTAAAATCCTATGACCTTCGAACAACATAAAtgctacgttcgaacgtagactgtgacgcccccagattccgcttgggatcggatggacatctgaagcgtagggacatgcaacacaaggttacctgcccccgttcatgaaatataagatgcaatattcctaacatgcatttagcattatgcaatattcgcagcggatattgtttttcttttttttttttagcaatactaatcaccaaacttataatatccaaaatagttaaaacataacccatgcatacttaatgaaataaacatccacgattacagtacggtctcagaagactgtaatctcaaaataacaaaaacctggctccataattacattgccaaaatacactattgggctagttcattgagtaacccgagtaactcgactaacgatgccggaatactatccaaagacctaactatggaggctgcaagctccgCGTTGCATCTACGgagtctagtcaacctcctctagTTTGCTAGTGTCTATTTTctgctctgatcctgacacattgcctaccattcgggaggattggtagttgggactaccacggtgagatttaattacaaatctcagcaagttaacaggaaatttccacacaagttaatgatgcatgcatggcagtaaaaatatgaatgcataatcaaagtcaaaaGTAAGCATAACTTGACctatagcatggcataaatgacataacttgaactgaaactgaaccTTAgtttgacgtgacatgacatgtatgtgaatttaaaacataacatggactaacaacatagcatgaacgtgaaattgaaacataacatgaacttgaaacatagcatgaacgtgaatatacataatttgaacatgaacttgaacataacattaACCTGagcataatataacataaacgtgaacatgAGCATGCCATAATATGAACATTAACATAAcctaacatgaacgtgaacttgaaacatgatatggacttgaaacataacatgaatgtgagcatacataacataaacatgaacttgaacataacataacgtgaaacatgacttgaatgtgaaatacatgaacttggaatcttattaaatagacttaattagtaAAAGTGACCATACTGGTGCTACACGGgttcccttgagccgtgtgtctctgtcaattaccgcatcacaacacaggtttctataccagttgtgagtgcgttaatacgtactccatagttgttgtggccacACGTAATCTATGTGTCACAATCGTTGTGTCTCACCTAGtgtatgctctacagttgtggtggccccatacttcatgctccacagttattgtggccctATGAATTGGTTGTGCCACATTTGTTGTAGACACATGTAAAATAAAGGATGGCTCCATCAGCATTAGTGTCTGGCGCACTCCGATGACCAACTAGTTAGGCCAcattcgcaacctattgactgtacttcgtcaacccaggaaatttcacacctatttagacgcACCAGCTTGAACAAAGGAGTTGCAcaaggatattaccccatcctagcacttagggtcgtgattgacatgaataacttaacaagactgTTCTCGAGGTACAAAAACTGTATTCGAGATGAGAtgacatgaatacgaaaagatagaagtcctgacgtagcataacgtgacataaaCGTAAGATAATAGACATGACATAccttgagacataaatgtaacagacaacatttcataacatggcatacatgtaacaaacaatatttagtaacatagcataacatgtaacagacaacatttcataacatggcataacatgtgacagtgaatattacgtgacatgacttaaatgtaacagatggcatacgtaatgtgacatacttgcaatagatagtaacatgagatagaatatattgtataacaaataagtttttcttgaaagaataattcgtgtaataaataaacatgtaatgacatgacatggcatggcatatataataacatacgAATATAAACTGttgttcccttacccatcacacatacacagtaaactgatagtaagttaagagctaacttacctcgattgtTGCTTTCTATGAGAATAAAGcgtgaaacacgaggaactgtaagggggtattctaaaagttagaaatttaattactaataattagaaatgtgaaaagagacaacttagagtaaaattacaattttaccctctacatatgGGAAAAggcattttacccctaacttaagaatttcacatcctaactccaaaatttacattcctcatgtaaattttatcttaaactCAAATaccattcagaaaaatttaaaaccattcacaattatggaaaactcaatatggccgaaacattcataggtcatttctcttgattttggttgcaatttcctccattttcaaaacccaagattaaactaaaattttgtaacaaaaatcttcgtatcctaagtttaaaaacacacttaaaatgtccattaagaaaaagataatcatcaataccaaactttttgtaagaagacacctaaattttttaataaaaagtaaacaCTTAAATCTCAAGTTTTGATCTTAACAAAAGCATCTCTaggaattccaaaaaatcaaatcttatttctAGCACTTGGATTTtttgctttaaatcatcaaacaaaagtcaccaaaaatcacaaaaaatcacttggagtttttggttttacacttagtccaaaaacataaatttttctctgaactaactttgatcaatctcttgatccatggcttaaagacatgtgatcttcaaactaaaatatcacatagtttaaaaatgtgtcttcaagaaaatccaaccatcaatcttaaaatcacatggctaaaactcaataaaacatggatctaacccaaaaacatcaaatcttaggccaaaCCGAaattctcttgcatagaaaaatcatatctttaaaactaatagtaaatatgtaacaccccgacgCCGAGGGTTCGGAAAGTTAACTTATGTGACAtaataatcaactccaacactgcTAATACACTTCCAAAAGTtctaaatcaaacgtaaatactaattaactacacaaactcatatatcaaatcctcaatatagtgacccaaaaaaaatattaacttctctacatgtcagttaaactca from Juglans regia cultivar Chandler chromosome 4, Walnut 2.0, whole genome shotgun sequence encodes:
- the LOC118348328 gene encoding berberine bridge enzyme-like 21; translation: MGKSNPFLYLPTPRMFPFICLFLLFQVSDSWAASDSAHNAFVQCLSSQTKQPDQISKIVYAQNNPSYSSVLRAYIRNARFNTTLTPKPVIIVTPTEESHVQAAVICAKKNGIHIRIRSGGHDYEGVSYVSQDPFVVLDMFNLRSVVVDAKEETAWVQVGATLGEVYYNIWQKSKLHGFPAGVCSTVGVGGHLSGAGYGFMVRKYGLTTDNVLDAKIVDVNGRILDKTSMGEDLFWAIRGGGGASFGVILAFKIKLVPVPEKVTVFRAERTLEENATDIVYRWQQVAPTTDDNLFMRMLIQPVTSKVKKGETTIRASIVALFLGKAEDLITLLSKEFPELGLKKEDVTEMSWIDSVVWAGAGNGNVTSPTVLLDRHPDTAIFGKRKSDYVQKPISKAGLEYIWKKMIELGKVGLVFNPYGGKMNQVQASALPFPHRAGNLFKIQYSISWQDAGIEAEKNFITQSRSLYSYMTPFVSKNPRSAYLNYRDLDIGINHHGKNSYAEGKVYGAMYFHENFDRLVKIKTAVDPDNFFRNEQSIPLASSS